In one window of Fibrobacter sp. UWH6 DNA:
- a CDS encoding glycoside hydrolase family 30 beta sandwich domain-containing protein, translating to MIRKLVPAALASAVVASAATITVDPADTKQKILGFGAGSVYYQDWVTAMGNATQQAFYDTAFTGLNLSILRIGNWKQDSEKSLANDAAIIKAARQRLGNKLKIEMSSWSAPPSLKPSNSINGSAGNGDKKNNTLKTSSTDPYGAFVYADFAHWWKTSYQAYEAMGIAPDYISLQNEPDMNAEYEETLFEPSEKDGIAGYDKALQAVSDSLNSLANPPKIIGPEPLGIGFNNFQNYMAKLDDSKLGGYAYHLYHAGDGNDNSGQNYLNPENFRKPMSSIASRWGSDTKPLIMTEFCTMENDIREADMVGLAHIMQVGFTSGKLNAYIAWELYWGEKGQFIGVCAANWGNCTKDEIVIAPEYHAMRHYSKFVNPNARVITSTSDQDELKVVAFRSVGCDSISVIAINTANSPVSLNAPSINGYNAIYAVQSVESGAKSKEITTSVSYNLPARSITTLVYTMSAGANIGNCEDAPIEEGGNGGSNIPSSITIVDFSKETSAGKWSGEFEGTLVTTPLDGVSQYVKLPLAGCNQDDCGYQHGVYALSDMALVYDPLQVCSDLVITMRGVDSTNSVNIGGAGGSEWTSYQYGNDASGSEWSEVTIPLTNEKDESGAPFGSNSLTFNSNGSGIYIAKIEAVGCGTTSIHSNYKYAFNDNHMQAKLFDLNGNLLWTGTKNQALNDNGTLRLDVRQGTYILKTSSSSIRAVKK from the coding sequence ATGATCAGGAAATTAGTACCCGCAGCTTTGGCTTCCGCTGTAGTTGCATCTGCCGCAACGATTACCGTAGACCCTGCCGACACCAAGCAAAAAATTCTTGGATTCGGAGCCGGTAGCGTTTACTACCAGGACTGGGTTACCGCCATGGGTAATGCTACCCAGCAAGCATTTTACGATACAGCCTTTACCGGTCTAAATCTTTCCATCCTGCGTATCGGCAACTGGAAGCAGGACAGCGAAAAGAGCCTGGCCAACGACGCCGCGATCATCAAGGCCGCAAGACAGCGCCTCGGCAACAAGCTGAAAATCGAAATGTCTTCCTGGAGCGCCCCTCCGAGCCTCAAGCCCAGCAACAGCATCAATGGTAGCGCAGGCAACGGCGACAAGAAGAACAACACCCTCAAGACTTCATCCACCGACCCCTACGGTGCCTTCGTATACGCCGACTTCGCACACTGGTGGAAAACTTCCTACCAGGCCTACGAAGCCATGGGCATCGCACCGGATTACATCTCCCTGCAGAACGAACCGGACATGAACGCCGAGTACGAAGAAACGCTTTTCGAACCGTCCGAAAAGGATGGCATCGCCGGTTACGACAAAGCACTTCAGGCAGTGAGCGACTCCCTGAACAGCCTGGCTAACCCGCCCAAGATTATCGGCCCCGAACCGCTGGGCATCGGCTTCAACAATTTCCAGAACTACATGGCCAAGCTGGACGACAGTAAGCTGGGAGGCTACGCCTACCATCTGTACCACGCCGGCGACGGTAACGACAACTCCGGACAGAACTACCTGAACCCGGAAAATTTCCGCAAGCCCATGAGTTCCATCGCCTCCCGCTGGGGTAGCGATACCAAGCCCTTGATCATGACCGAATTCTGCACCATGGAAAATGACATCCGCGAAGCAGACATGGTCGGCCTCGCCCACATCATGCAAGTCGGTTTCACCAGCGGCAAGCTCAACGCCTACATCGCCTGGGAACTGTACTGGGGCGAAAAGGGTCAGTTCATCGGCGTTTGCGCCGCCAACTGGGGCAACTGCACCAAGGACGAAATCGTTATCGCACCGGAGTACCACGCCATGCGACACTACTCCAAGTTCGTAAATCCCAACGCACGCGTCATCACCAGTACTTCCGACCAGGATGAACTCAAGGTGGTAGCCTTCCGTAGTGTAGGTTGCGATTCCATCTCCGTCATCGCCATCAACACCGCCAACTCCCCCGTAAGCCTGAACGCTCCCAGCATCAATGGCTACAACGCCATCTACGCAGTTCAGTCTGTAGAGAGCGGAGCCAAGAGCAAGGAAATCACAACTAGCGTCAGCTACAATCTTCCGGCCCGTTCCATCACCACCTTGGTCTACACCATGAGTGCTGGCGCCAATATCGGCAACTGCGAAGACGCCCCCATTGAAGAAGGCGGCAATGGCGGCAGCAACATTCCCTCCAGCATTACCATCGTAGACTTCAGCAAGGAAACCTCCGCCGGTAAGTGGAGTGGCGAATTCGAAGGCACCCTGGTCACCACCCCGCTGGACGGCGTGTCCCAGTACGTCAAGCTTCCCTTGGCAGGTTGCAATCAGGATGACTGCGGTTACCAGCACGGCGTTTACGCCCTGAGCGACATGGCCCTCGTCTACGATCCTCTCCAGGTCTGCAGCGACCTCGTCATCACCATGCGCGGCGTGGATTCCACCAACTCCGTGAACATCGGCGGCGCAGGCGGATCCGAATGGACTAGCTACCAGTACGGCAACGACGCAAGCGGTTCCGAATGGAGCGAAGTCACCATTCCTCTAACAAACGAAAAAGATGAATCCGGCGCACCCTTCGGTTCCAACAGCCTCACCTTCAACAGCAACGGATCCGGCATTTACATTGCCAAGATCGAAGCCGTCGGCT
- a CDS encoding homoserine dehydrogenase — MLRIGLIGTGTVGGGVIQILEQKIAEYKEKLGVEMELACICAKSDEEVAPFKAKGYKTSTNADEMIASNDIDVLVELAGGYNMPRRWILAALESGKHVVTANKALLAKYGHEIFPLAAKKGLHVLFEAAVGGGIPIIRSLQEGLLGSTVENLSCIINGTCNYILSRMAEEGLDFDVVLKDAQRLGFAEADPTFDIEGIDSAHKTALLASLCSGHRVDFEKIHVTGISKITAQDIAIAKELGCCVKLLGIYRREGDRVDARVHPCLVPMEHQLSSVNRVLNAVYLQCDNLGETLQTGAGAGRLPTASAVVADLVSLARSTDCGSRKALPMGWFNVENSATLVPISETSARYYLRFTSRDACGVLAKITKILADNNISIETIIQKNVKDPGKVSVVVITECTQDSKAQKAVDAIDALAEIVEKSQVIRFLA; from the coding sequence ATGTTGCGTATTGGTCTTATTGGTACAGGTACCGTCGGTGGCGGTGTTATTCAGATTTTGGAACAGAAGATTGCCGAATACAAGGAAAAGCTCGGTGTCGAAATGGAACTGGCTTGCATTTGCGCCAAGTCCGACGAAGAAGTGGCTCCCTTCAAGGCTAAGGGCTACAAGACCTCTACCAATGCCGACGAAATGATCGCTTCCAACGACATTGACGTGTTGGTGGAACTGGCTGGTGGCTACAATATGCCCCGCAGGTGGATCCTGGCTGCCCTGGAAAGTGGCAAGCATGTGGTTACCGCTAACAAGGCTTTGCTGGCTAAGTACGGTCACGAAATTTTCCCGCTGGCTGCAAAGAAGGGTTTGCATGTTCTGTTTGAAGCTGCTGTCGGTGGTGGCATTCCTATTATCCGTAGCCTCCAGGAAGGCCTGCTGGGCTCTACCGTCGAAAACCTGAGCTGCATCATTAACGGTACTTGTAACTATATCCTGTCCCGTATGGCTGAAGAAGGCCTGGACTTCGATGTGGTTCTTAAGGATGCTCAGCGTCTCGGTTTTGCTGAAGCCGATCCTACCTTTGATATTGAAGGTATCGACTCCGCTCACAAGACTGCTCTCCTGGCTTCTCTCTGCAGCGGCCACCGCGTAGACTTTGAAAAGATTCACGTGACCGGTATTTCCAAGATTACCGCCCAGGATATCGCCATCGCCAAGGAACTTGGCTGCTGCGTGAAGCTTCTGGGTATCTACCGCCGTGAAGGCGATCGCGTGGACGCCCGTGTCCATCCGTGCCTGGTTCCCATGGAACATCAGCTGTCTAGTGTGAACCGCGTTCTGAACGCTGTCTACCTGCAGTGCGATAATCTGGGTGAAACTTTGCAGACTGGTGCCGGTGCTGGCCGCCTGCCTACTGCCTCCGCCGTTGTAGCCGACCTGGTTTCCCTGGCCCGCTCCACCGACTGCGGTTCCCGCAAGGCTCTGCCCATGGGCTGGTTCAACGTTGAAAATTCTGCGACCCTGGTTCCCATTTCCGAAACCAGCGCCCGCTACTACCTGCGCTTCACTTCCCGTGATGCTTGCGGCGTTCTGGCTAAGATCACCAAGATCCTGGCCGATAATAACATTTCCATCGAAACCATCATCCAGAAGAACGTCAAGGATCCGGGTAAGGTTTCTGTGGTTGTCATTACCGAATGCACCCAGGACAGCAAGGCCCAGAAGGCAGTGGATGCCATCGACGCTCTCGCTGAAATCGTGGAAAAGAGCCAGGTTATCCGCTTCTTGGCTTAA
- a CDS encoding sugar transferase gives MDQQSVNPAIGSILDEQKLKNIVYPARLFRARLNEEFLRANRTCKPFLYIKIYAHQYDFFGWGSPNQTVENTWRISILTMFSHLRFIDVLGYLPDGNGLGIILLNSDMSTLESIRKEILHKLNDAGLIQSLRIKPRKPIFEAHLYMGSQEKNNLEMQAKLDEFNSTNGSFFSLQRLNLDHIWQHPHRIRFRHIIKRIVDVVCTSAAIVLCSPLLLFCAAAVKISDPKGPVIFKQVRVGKNGKLFTMYKFRSMYADAEERKKELMKLNETGGKTFKMKNDPRIYPFGRVLRKFSLDELPQFFNIIKGDMSIVGPRPPIPSEVAEYEPWHRMRLSVTPGLTCIWQVSGRSNISFEGQMRLDNDYIRRDGKLGDDIKLILKTFKVVFKGDGAY, from the coding sequence ATGGATCAGCAATCTGTAAATCCGGCAATCGGTTCTATTCTCGACGAGCAGAAATTGAAGAACATCGTGTATCCAGCACGATTGTTCAGAGCCCGTCTCAACGAGGAATTCCTTCGTGCAAACCGAACCTGCAAGCCATTCCTTTACATCAAGATTTACGCTCATCAGTACGATTTTTTTGGCTGGGGCAGCCCCAACCAGACCGTAGAAAACACATGGCGAATCAGCATACTCACCATGTTCTCCCATTTGAGGTTCATTGATGTCCTCGGCTACCTCCCCGACGGAAACGGCCTTGGTATCATCCTGTTGAACTCCGACATGTCAACCCTGGAGTCCATCCGTAAGGAAATCCTCCATAAGCTGAACGACGCCGGCCTCATCCAGTCCCTGCGAATCAAGCCCAGAAAACCCATTTTCGAAGCCCACCTCTATATGGGTTCCCAGGAAAAGAACAACCTGGAAATGCAGGCCAAGCTTGACGAGTTCAACAGCACCAACGGAAGTTTCTTCTCGTTGCAGCGCCTGAACCTGGACCATATCTGGCAGCACCCCCACCGCATCCGTTTCCGCCACATTATCAAGCGCATCGTGGATGTGGTCTGCACCAGCGCAGCCATCGTTCTCTGTTCCCCCTTGCTTCTGTTCTGCGCCGCCGCAGTCAAGATCAGCGATCCCAAGGGTCCTGTCATCTTTAAGCAGGTCCGCGTAGGCAAGAACGGCAAACTGTTTACCATGTACAAGTTCCGCAGCATGTACGCCGACGCCGAAGAACGCAAGAAGGAACTGATGAAGCTGAACGAAACCGGCGGCAAGACCTTCAAGATGAAGAACGACCCGAGAATCTACCCCTTCGGCAGAGTTCTCCGCAAGTTCAGCCTCGACGAACTGCCTCAGTTCTTCAACATCATCAAGGGAGACATGAGTATCGTCGGTCCGCGACCGCCTATTCCCTCGGAAGTGGCTGAGTACGAACCGTGGCACCGTATGCGTCTGTCCGTCACACCGGGCCTTACCTGCATCTGGCAGGTCAGCGGCCGAAGCAACATTAGCTTCGAAGGTCAGATGCGCCTGGACAACGACTACATCCGCCGCGACGGCAAGCTGGGCGACGACATCAAGCTCATCCTCAAGACATTCAAGGTCGTGTTCAAGGGCGACGGAGCCTATTAA